GTAGCAATGAAAAATTTGCGCGCTGATTAGACGGTTGCGTGCCCCGTAGCAAAATATTATTGGCTGCAACAGTAGAGCATATCTTCAATCAATGGATATCACAACTTTTGTGAGCGAGCTGCCCAAATGCGAGCTGCACCTTCATATAGAGGGCACGCTAACGGCTGAACGGCGCTGGTTATGTGCACAAGCAAATGGGATTGAGATTCCTGGGGTGAAGTCTTTAGAAGAGCTTAAAAGCCAATATTTAACCGAATATCTTTATGAAGAGGGTCAAGATGCCACCAAATACTTGcaggagtttttggaggtATACTATGCCTCCATGAATGTCCTGCTCACAGAGGACGATTTCTACCATTTGGCTTTGGACTACATCAAAGTTGCGCAATCTCAGAATATCAGATATTTAGAGGCATTTTTTGATCCCCAGGCTCATACTTCTCGCGGAGTTGATTTTGATACCGTGATGAGTGGCCTTCTGAAAGCTCAAAGAATGGCTCCAATGTACGATGTTCAAATTCATTGGATAATGTGCATTTTGAGAGACATGTCAGCTGAAAGTGCTCTTGAGACGATCCGCCAGGCAGAACCTTACAAAGATAAAATAATAGCTCTGGGTCTGGATTCCGATGAGTACAACAATCCGCCAGGTAAATTTCAGGAAACATTCTTGATGGCACGCAAATATGCGTGGAAGATTACTGCCCATTGCGACGTTGGTCAAAAAAATTCACATGATCATATCGAGTACGTAGTGACTGAGCTGGGAGGGAAAAGAGGCAAGCCAGCTACACATGAAATTGTGAACCCAGAGCATTATTTACTTCCCCAACTTGAGAGTGGCGCAGATAGAATAGACCATGGGTTGAATGCTGCTGACAAGTCCGAAttgttggagctggtgaaaaaagCCAATATAGGACTCACACTATGTCCTATGGGCTACCAAAAACATTTGGGACCACAAAATGTATTCCCAAAAGTTATCAAACTCCATCGCTATGGAATTCCGATCACATTGAATAGTGATGACCCCGCATATCTTGTTTACTCAAAGACGGGAACAATTTTAGGTGTTGCAGAAGGGTGCCATTTCACATTCAAAGATATCTAcgactttgaaaaaaatgctATAAAAATGGCTTGGACGCCTGACGTCGACTTCAAACGCAACTTCCTTCTCGAACTAGATCGCGTATATTCAAAGTATTGTACGCATAACTAAAAGCTATAACGGAAATGTTTATTTTGCACGTCTGTTAGATCGTGTTCATCAACCTCTTCTCCCACTCGAATGAGCTCTTCAACGGTTAGGGGAACGCCACTCTCCGATTCATGCTTTCGATCTCTCCGCTTGTTCTCCAAAGAACACAAAATCGCATACGTAGTCACGCAGAAAAACATGATCACACATGCTGCCAACATAGCTTTGATTCCTGTATGATATGTTGGAGACTCAGAGTCAATAAAAAACTGAGGACCTATAAGATTGCCGAGAGCATAGAACAGACCCACGCTGATAGAGTTGAAAGATTTCTTCGAGCTGCCGCTATTATTTGACGCGATCAGCGACAATGTCAGCACATAT
This portion of the Ogataea parapolymorpha DL-1 chromosome IV, whole genome shotgun sequence genome encodes:
- a CDS encoding adenosine deaminase yields the protein MDITTFVSELPKCELHLHIEGTLTAERRWLCAQANGIEIPGVKSLEELKSQYLTEYLYEEGQDATKYLQEFLEVYYASMNVLLTEDDFYHLALDYIKVAQSQNIRYLEAFFDPQAHTSRGVDFDTVMSGLLKAQRMAPMYDVQIHWIMCILRDMSAESALETIRQAEPYKDKIIALGLDSDEYNNPPGKFQETFLMARKYAWKITAHCDVGQKNSHDHIEYVVTELGGKRGKPATHEIVNPEHYLLPQLESGADRIDHGLNAADKSELLELVKKANIGLTLCPMGYQKHLGPQNVFPKVIKLHRYGIPITLNSDDPAYLVYSKTGTILGVAEGCHFTFKDIYDFEKNAIKMAWTPDVDFKRNFLLELDRVYSKYCTHN